In Flavobacterium okayamense, a single window of DNA contains:
- a CDS encoding LolA family protein, which translates to MNKLVKIAFVFLVSITSIQAQNSQKAKALLDEVSAKVKSYENIVIDFKYALNNQKENINQESKGNVALQGNLYNLNFMGVTKIFDGKKVYTIVPEDEEISISKYDENDKDAVTPNKMLTFFNSGYKYNWDILQNIKGRKIQYVKLNPISSKDQRKEILIGVDVQTKNIYNLIEIGKNGTRTTLTVNSFKTNQPLSKNHFTFAESKYPNYYINRLD; encoded by the coding sequence ATGAATAAGTTAGTTAAGATTGCATTTGTTTTCTTAGTAAGTATTACGAGTATACAAGCTCAAAATTCTCAAAAAGCTAAAGCACTTTTAGACGAGGTTTCAGCTAAGGTAAAATCATATGAAAACATAGTAATCGACTTTAAATATGCTTTAAACAATCAAAAAGAAAACATTAACCAAGAAAGTAAAGGTAATGTTGCATTACAAGGAAATTTATACAATTTAAATTTCATGGGGGTTACTAAAATTTTTGATGGTAAAAAGGTTTATACAATTGTTCCTGAAGACGAAGAAATAAGTATTTCAAAATATGATGAAAATGACAAAGATGCTGTTACTCCTAACAAGATGTTAACTTTCTTTAATTCAGGTTATAAGTACAATTGGGATATTTTACAAAACATAAAAGGAAGAAAAATTCAATATGTAAAGTTAAATCCGATTAGTTCAAAAGATCAAAGAAAAGAAATCTTAATAGGTGTTGATGTTCAAACTAAAAATATTTACAATTTAATCGAAATTGGGAAAAATGGTACAAGAACTACTTTAACTGTTAATTCTTTTAAAACAAATCAGCCTTTATCAAAAAATCATTTTACCTTTGCTGAATCAAAATATCCAAACTATTACATCAATAGGTTAGATTAA
- a CDS encoding LptF/LptG family permease, with the protein MKILDRYIIKSYMITFTTVFVILFFIFVLQGIWLFISELAGKDLDTFTIVKFLSFYAPTIVPLVLPLSVLLAGIMTFGSFAENYEFAAMKSSGISLQRAMKWLSAAIILLSLISFFFANNVIPESQYRFLNLRKNIVQQRPAMAIAEGQFNSIGTITIKVGKKSGDNGNELENVVMHVKNQQLGNGASTVIKAKRGLLKSEKNSNYLQLQLFDGNYYENVLPKDYNERKKVPFAKSSFKEYILNIDLTKLNTSEGDESDITSEKMLNINELTYTIDSLQTNYDKDIVSYSENIILRSNIYTPENSNDSIIKPVNKKVENILDLFNFTDKKRILEIAKNNTASVQFSIENSNNDLMYKKKNIYAHWIVYHEKFMIAYSCLLMFFIGAPLGAIIRKGGIGLPIVFAIIIFIAYHFMNVFGRKLAQEAAISPFLGTWLASIVLTPLAIFLTYRATNDIGLMISFDWITEPFQKLFSKFNKTNKQNDTTQHTA; encoded by the coding sequence GTGAAAATATTAGATCGATATATAATAAAATCTTACATGATTACATTTACTACGGTATTTGTAATCTTGTTTTTTATATTCGTATTACAAGGAATTTGGCTTTTTATATCAGAATTAGCTGGAAAAGATTTAGATACTTTTACTATAGTAAAGTTTTTATCTTTTTACGCTCCTACAATTGTTCCATTAGTTTTACCATTGTCTGTTCTACTAGCTGGTATTATGACTTTTGGTAGTTTTGCCGAAAACTATGAATTTGCCGCAATGAAATCATCAGGTATTTCGTTGCAACGTGCTATGAAATGGTTATCTGCTGCAATTATTTTATTAAGTTTAATATCTTTCTTTTTTGCAAACAACGTAATTCCGGAATCTCAATACCGTTTTTTAAACCTCAGAAAAAACATAGTTCAGCAAAGACCCGCTATGGCAATTGCTGAAGGACAATTTAATTCTATTGGAACAATTACAATAAAAGTTGGTAAGAAATCAGGTGACAATGGAAACGAATTGGAGAATGTCGTTATGCACGTAAAAAACCAACAATTAGGAAATGGTGCAAGTACAGTAATAAAAGCAAAAAGAGGCTTACTGAAAAGTGAGAAGAATTCTAATTACTTACAACTACAACTTTTTGACGGTAATTACTACGAGAATGTTTTACCAAAAGACTATAATGAACGTAAAAAAGTTCCTTTTGCCAAAAGTAGTTTTAAAGAATATATTTTAAACATTGATTTAACTAAATTAAATACATCTGAAGGAGATGAAAGCGATATCACTTCTGAAAAGATGTTAAACATCAATGAGCTTACTTATACAATTGATTCATTACAGACAAATTATGATAAGGATATAGTTTCATATAGTGAAAATATTATATTACGTTCAAATATTTACACTCCAGAAAATTCAAACGATTCAATTATCAAACCTGTTAATAAAAAAGTAGAAAACATACTTGATTTATTCAATTTTACTGATAAAAAAAGAATCTTAGAAATTGCTAAAAATAATACTGCAAGTGTACAATTTAGCATTGAAAACAGTAATAACGATTTAATGTATAAAAAGAAAAACATTTATGCGCATTGGATTGTATATCATGAAAAATTTATGATTGCATATTCATGTTTACTTATGTTTTTCATTGGTGCTCCCCTTGGGGCAATTATTCGTAAAGGTGGAATTGGATTGCCTATAGTTTTTGCTATAATAATTTTTATTGCTTACCATTTTATGAATGTATTTGGTAGAAAACTTGCCCAAGAAGCTGCTATATCTCCTTTTTTAGGCACATGGCTTGCTTCAATAGTTTTAACACCACTAGCAATCTTTTTAACCTATAGAGCTACAAATGATATTGGATTAATGATAAGTTTCGATTGGATTACAGAACCTTTCCAAAAACTTTTTTCAAAGTTTAATAAAACAAACAAACAAAATGACACAACACAACATACAGCTTAA
- the ribB gene encoding 3,4-dihydroxy-2-butanone-4-phosphate synthase codes for MTQHNIQLNTIEEAIEDIRNGKVIIVVDDEDRENEGDFLAAAEKVTPEMINFMATHGRGLICTPLTESRCKALDLHAMVRNNTDHMETAFTVSVDLKGHGVTTGISAADRAKTIEALINPETKPYDLARPGHIFPLIAKQGGVLRRTGHTEAAIDFARLAGFQPAGVIVEIMNEDGTMARLPQLVEVAKKFDLKLVSIEDLVAYRMQHDSLIQKKEDFDIETRFGKFRLRAYLQTTNKQVHIALTKGTWSSGDPVLTRINSTQVSNDILGTLTNNVDSKLDNMFKKINEEEKGAIIFINQEIQSMELLSRLKELKELQEQGITKAPNIKMDTKDFGIGAQILHDLDISKMMLLSNSNAPTKRVGMIGYGLEIVDYVNY; via the coding sequence ATGACACAACACAACATACAGCTTAATACTATTGAAGAAGCGATTGAAGACATTCGAAATGGAAAAGTAATTATCGTTGTAGATGATGAAGACAGAGAAAATGAAGGTGATTTTTTAGCAGCTGCAGAAAAAGTAACACCTGAAATGATAAACTTTATGGCAACTCATGGCCGTGGCTTAATTTGCACACCTTTAACGGAAAGTAGATGTAAAGCATTGGACTTGCATGCAATGGTTAGAAACAATACTGACCACATGGAAACTGCTTTTACGGTATCTGTAGATTTAAAAGGGCATGGTGTAACAACTGGAATTTCAGCTGCAGATAGAGCCAAAACGATTGAAGCCTTAATAAATCCAGAGACAAAACCATACGATTTAGCACGTCCTGGGCATATATTCCCATTAATTGCAAAACAAGGTGGAGTTTTAAGAAGAACTGGTCATACCGAAGCTGCAATTGATTTTGCAAGATTAGCCGGATTTCAACCAGCCGGTGTAATCGTTGAAATTATGAATGAAGATGGAACAATGGCAAGATTACCACAATTGGTAGAAGTTGCAAAAAAATTCGATTTAAAATTAGTTTCAATTGAAGATCTAGTTGCCTATAGAATGCAACATGATAGTTTAATTCAAAAGAAAGAAGATTTTGATATCGAAACCCGTTTTGGAAAATTTAGACTAAGAGCTTATCTTCAAACAACAAATAAACAAGTACATATAGCATTAACAAAAGGAACATGGAGTTCTGGTGATCCTGTTTTAACACGGATAAACTCAACTCAAGTCAGTAATGATATTTTGGGTACATTAACAAATAATGTAGATTCAAAATTAGACAATATGTTTAAAAAAATAAATGAGGAAGAAAAAGGAGCTATAATTTTTATTAATCAAGAAATTCAATCCATGGAGCTTTTATCTCGTTTAAAAGAGCTAAAAGAGCTTCAAGAACAAGGAATTACTAAAGCACCAAACATTAAAATGGATACAAAAGATTTTGGTATTGGAGCTCAAATCTTACATGATTTAGATATTTCCAAAATGATGCTACTTTCTAATAGTAATGCACCTACAAAAAGAGTTGGAATGATAGGCTATGGTTTAGAAATAGTCGACTATGTAAATTATTAA
- a CDS encoding sulfite exporter TauE/SafE family protein, with translation MMDFSIEYLLLIPIGFIAGFLNTIAGGGTLLTLPTLLFLGLPAPIANGTNRIAILIQTFTAVRGFKSKGVSTYPFSLYLGISAFFGSLLGAKLAINITGELFNKILAIIMVMVLTTILLNPIKNYTELPERTTGKYLYVSIFIFFFLGIYGGFINAGIGFLMLVILPYLNGLSLLKSNVTKVFVVAVYTIGAVLVFAFEDKINYPLALILTLGNASGAWVASRWSVKKDDKVIKLFLIITVSSLAIKLWFF, from the coding sequence ATGATGGATTTTTCTATAGAATATTTACTTTTAATTCCAATTGGCTTTATTGCGGGCTTTTTAAATACAATTGCAGGAGGAGGTACATTATTAACTTTGCCAACTTTACTATTTTTAGGTCTGCCAGCTCCAATAGCAAATGGTACAAATAGGATTGCAATTTTAATACAAACTTTTACTGCAGTTAGGGGGTTTAAAAGTAAAGGGGTTTCAACATATCCTTTTAGTTTGTATTTAGGGATATCAGCTTTTTTTGGATCTTTGCTAGGAGCAAAGCTTGCCATTAATATTACAGGAGAACTTTTCAATAAAATTTTAGCTATAATTATGGTTATGGTTTTAACTACAATTTTATTGAATCCCATAAAAAATTACACAGAATTACCGGAAAGAACAACAGGCAAATATTTATATGTTTCTATATTTATTTTCTTCTTTTTGGGTATATATGGAGGCTTTATAAATGCAGGAATCGGTTTCTTAATGTTAGTAATTTTACCTTACCTAAATGGCTTATCATTATTAAAATCGAATGTTACTAAAGTATTTGTTGTTGCTGTTTATACTATTGGAGCTGTTTTAGTATTTGCATTCGAAGATAAAATAAATTATCCATTAGCTTTAATACTTACTTTAGGTAATGCTTCGGGAGCTTGGGTTGCAAGTAGATGGAGCGTAAAAAAAGACGATAAAGTAATAAAATTGTTTTTAATTATTACAGTATCGTCATTAGCTATAAAATTGTGGTTTTTTTAA
- a CDS encoding heavy metal translocating P-type ATPase — MFLPAIISFILLIIAITLDNYINKDWFKGYFRIAWYLIAYLPVGFPVIKQAIESIIKKDIFSEFLLMTIATIGAFAIGEYPEGVAVMLFYAVGEVFQTLAVKRAKSNIKSLLDQRPDEVTIIENNIPKTVKAEAVNIGDIIQLKPGEKLGLDGTLISDRASFNTAALTGESKPDSIVKDETVLAGMINLNTVSQVKVTTAYQDSKLSKILELVQNATSQKAPTELFIRKFAKIYTPIVVLLAVLITIIPYFFVDDYVFSNWLYRALVFLVISCPCALVISIPLGYFGGIGAASKNGILFKGSNFLDVIATIQNVVMDKTGTMTEGVFKVQEVVFNSDIDKDEILKYINVLESKSTHPVATAIHEFVGKIDHSIKLENVDEIAGHGLKATINEKELLVGNFKLMDKFSIAYDIDPSSIVYTLIAVAYDKKFVGFLTIADSIKQDAQETINKLNALNVKTTMLSGDKTNVVKFVADKLGIANAFGDLLPEDKVNKVKEITSRNETVVFVGDGVNDAPVVALSNVGIAMGGLGSDATIETADVVIQDDKPSKIPMAINIGKQTKKIVWQNIILAFSVKAIVLILGAGGLATMWEAVFADVGVALLAILNAVRIQRMKF, encoded by the coding sequence ATGTTCTTACCGGCTATTATTTCGTTTATACTTCTAATCATAGCTATTACATTAGATAATTATATAAATAAAGATTGGTTTAAAGGTTATTTTAGAATAGCATGGTATTTAATCGCTTATCTTCCTGTTGGCTTCCCGGTAATAAAACAAGCTATTGAAAGTATAATCAAAAAAGATATATTTTCAGAGTTTTTATTAATGACTATAGCTACTATAGGTGCATTTGCTATTGGTGAATATCCAGAAGGAGTTGCAGTAATGTTATTTTATGCAGTAGGAGAAGTATTTCAGACATTAGCTGTAAAAAGAGCTAAATCAAATATTAAATCACTATTAGACCAAAGACCAGATGAAGTTACTATTATTGAGAATAATATACCTAAAACAGTTAAAGCAGAAGCAGTAAACATTGGTGATATTATACAATTAAAACCAGGAGAAAAATTAGGATTAGATGGAACATTAATTTCAGATAGAGCTTCATTTAACACAGCAGCTTTAACAGGTGAAAGCAAACCAGATTCTATAGTAAAAGACGAAACCGTTTTAGCAGGTATGATTAACCTTAACACAGTTTCACAAGTCAAAGTTACAACTGCTTATCAAGATAGCAAGCTATCTAAAATATTAGAATTAGTGCAAAATGCCACTTCACAGAAAGCTCCCACAGAATTATTTATCAGAAAATTTGCCAAAATTTATACTCCAATTGTAGTATTATTAGCAGTATTAATAACAATTATTCCTTATTTTTTTGTAGATGATTATGTTTTTTCAAATTGGTTGTATAGAGCATTAGTGTTTTTAGTTATTTCTTGTCCTTGTGCTTTAGTTATCTCTATTCCTTTAGGTTATTTTGGTGGTATTGGTGCAGCTTCAAAAAATGGAATTCTTTTTAAAGGAAGCAATTTTTTAGATGTAATTGCTACTATTCAAAATGTAGTGATGGATAAAACTGGAACAATGACCGAAGGTGTTTTTAAAGTGCAAGAAGTTGTGTTTAATTCTGATATTGATAAAGATGAAATTCTAAAATATATAAACGTTTTAGAAAGCAAAAGCACACATCCAGTTGCAACTGCTATTCATGAATTTGTTGGCAAAATTGACCATTCCATAAAATTAGAAAATGTAGACGAGATTGCGGGGCATGGTCTAAAAGCTACAATCAATGAAAAAGAATTATTAGTAGGTAATTTCAAATTAATGGATAAATTTTCTATTGCATATGATATTGATCCTTCAAGTATAGTTTACACATTAATTGCAGTGGCTTATGATAAAAAATTTGTTGGTTTTCTTACAATAGCTGATAGTATAAAACAAGATGCTCAAGAAACAATTAATAAATTGAATGCATTAAATGTAAAAACAACGATGTTAAGTGGTGACAAAACTAATGTAGTAAAATTTGTTGCAGACAAACTAGGTATTGCAAATGCTTTTGGAGATTTATTACCAGAAGACAAAGTAAATAAAGTAAAAGAAATAACAAGTAGAAATGAAACCGTTGTCTTTGTCGGTGATGGAGTTAATGATGCACCAGTAGTAGCATTAAGTAACGTTGGGATTGCGATGGGTGGTTTAGGTAGCGATGCAACAATTGAAACTGCTGATGTAGTAATTCAAGACGATAAGCCAAGCAAAATACCAATGGCAATTAATATTGGTAAACAAACTAAAAAAATTGTTTGGCAAAATATCATTCTTGCTTTTTCTGTAAAAGCTATAGTTTTAATTCTTGGAGCAGGTGGATTAGCAACAATGTGGGAAGCAGTTTTTGCCGATGTTGGGGTTGCACTTCTTGCAATCTTAAACGCAGTTAGAATTCAGAGGATGAAATTTTAA
- a CDS encoding heavy metal-binding domain-containing protein yields MKKTILIMAIALATFSMKSCKSDPKTDSNTENSTETVIKSDKITYSCPMDCEKGKTYTEAGKCPICNMDLLETTVGLENHKGHDHENHEGHDH; encoded by the coding sequence ATGAAAAAAACAATTTTAATTATGGCAATTGCCTTAGCTACATTCTCAATGAAATCATGTAAATCAGACCCAAAAACAGATTCTAATACAGAGAACTCAACAGAAACTGTAATCAAGTCTGATAAAATTACCTACTCATGTCCTATGGATTGTGAAAAAGGAAAAACATACACTGAGGCAGGAAAATGTCCAATTTGCAACATGGACTTATTAGAAACGACTGTTGGTTTAGAAAACCATAAAGGTCATGACCACGAAAATCATGAAGGTCACGACCACTAA
- a CDS encoding efflux RND transporter periplasmic adaptor subunit has product MKKSNIIYITIALIILCSILYFVFRNTNHEGHDHAHEKTSKGVVELATIKEVVLNDAQFKAANIELGTFSKKNLSQVIEANGYTKLPPQNQADVSVQTTGVIKSILFKEGQYVNKGQTLAIIESPEFTKLQEAYLTSKSNLEFLKLEFERQKTLNEEEVNSRKAYQKSKSEYEIEKARYNSLQKQLAVFNINGNGNATATVAVSAPISGYVTTINIKIGSNVEIGKPLLSIVDNSKLHVDLLVYEKDLYKINVGQKVRFIFTNQNQIEITGKVFSIGKAFENDTKAVAVHVEINNNNQKLISGMYINALISIGTNEVFALPDEAIVKADGREFIFILEEDHEEKIETEKMNHFQRIEVKSGTKQLGFTQISLLQKIDSDAKIALKGAYYIQSHLLKSEGGGGHEH; this is encoded by the coding sequence GCATTCTATACTTTGTATTTCGTAATACAAACCATGAAGGACACGATCATGCTCATGAAAAAACATCTAAAGGAGTTGTAGAACTAGCAACAATAAAAGAAGTTGTATTAAACGATGCACAATTCAAAGCAGCAAATATAGAACTGGGGACATTTTCCAAAAAAAATTTAAGCCAAGTTATTGAGGCAAATGGTTATACAAAATTACCACCTCAAAATCAAGCCGATGTCTCCGTACAAACTACTGGTGTAATAAAATCAATTTTGTTTAAAGAAGGACAATATGTAAATAAAGGACAAACTTTAGCTATAATAGAAAGTCCAGAATTTACTAAATTACAAGAAGCTTATTTAACTTCAAAAAGTAACTTAGAATTCCTAAAATTAGAATTTGAAAGACAAAAAACATTAAATGAAGAAGAAGTAAATTCGAGAAAAGCCTACCAAAAATCCAAATCCGAGTATGAAATAGAAAAAGCACGTTATAATTCTTTACAAAAACAATTAGCTGTTTTTAATATCAATGGTAACGGTAATGCAACTGCAACAGTTGCTGTTAGTGCACCAATTTCTGGATATGTTACAACAATAAACATTAAAATAGGTAGCAATGTAGAAATAGGTAAACCATTACTTTCAATTGTAGACAATTCTAAATTACATGTGGATTTATTAGTTTACGAAAAAGATTTATACAAGATTAATGTCGGTCAAAAAGTACGTTTTATTTTCACAAATCAAAATCAAATAGAAATAACAGGAAAGGTTTTTAGTATTGGAAAAGCATTTGAGAACGATACAAAAGCAGTAGCAGTTCATGTAGAAATAAATAATAACAATCAAAAATTAATTTCTGGTATGTATATAAATGCTTTAATTAGTATTGGCACTAATGAAGTTTTCGCTTTACCTGATGAGGCAATAGTAAAAGCAGATGGTAGAGAGTTTATTTTTATATTAGAAGAAGATCATGAAGAAAAAATTGAAACAGAAAAAATGAATCATTTTCAACGAATTGAGGTTAAATCAGGAACAAAACAATTAGGTTTTACACAAATATCACTATTACAAAAAATAGATTCTGATGCAAAAATAGCATTAAAAGGAGCATATTATATCCAAAGTCATTTATTAAAGTCTGAAGGTGGTGGAGGTCATGAGCATTAA